A region from the Brachyspira hampsonii genome encodes:
- the dnaK gene encoding molecular chaperone DnaK, whose amino-acid sequence MSKIIGIDLGTTNSCVSVMEGGKPVVITNSEGNRTTPSIVAFTNKGEVLVGQPAKNQMVTNPENTIFSIKRFMGNTYAEVTEERSRMPYTVIEDGGKVKIKTLEGNFTPQEISARILQKMKQTAEEYLGETVTDAIITVPAYFNDSQRQSTKDAGRIAGLNVLRIINEPTAAALAYGIEKKKDEKIAVYDLGGGTFDISILELADGVFEVKSTNGDTHLGGDDFDQAIINWLIDEFKKDTGVDLNNDKMALQRLKEAAEKAKKEVSSSLQTDINLPYLTADASGPKHLNVSLSRAKFEDLVRDLVEKTRIPCEKALKDAGLSISDIDEVILVGGSTRVPLVQETVKNIFGKEPNKSVNPDEAVAMGAAVQGGIIKGDVKDVLLLDVTPLSLGIETEGSVMTVLINRNTTIPTNKKQVFSTAADNQSSVTIRVLQGERKMANDNRELGRFDLVGIPPAPRGVPQIEVSFDIDANGIVHVTAKDLGTGKEQKITIASSSGLSEDEINKMVQDAEKHAEEDKKKKEEVEAKNNADHMIYQTEKLLKENGDKLQASDKSEIESKMSALKSAVESNNTDSIKRATDDLQAAWSKASEALYKQAGAQQGQADAGQQAQSDNSQDSGRKDDGVVDADYEVVDDNK is encoded by the coding sequence ATGAGTAAAATAATTGGAATAGATTTAGGAACAACAAATTCATGTGTATCAGTAATGGAAGGCGGGAAACCTGTAGTAATAACAAACAGCGAAGGAAACAGAACAACACCTTCTATAGTAGCATTCACAAATAAAGGCGAAGTATTAGTAGGTCAGCCTGCTAAAAACCAAATGGTAACTAATCCAGAAAATACAATATTCTCTATTAAAAGATTTATGGGTAACACTTATGCAGAAGTAACAGAAGAGCGTTCAAGAATGCCTTATACAGTTATAGAAGACGGCGGAAAAGTAAAAATTAAAACTTTAGAAGGAAACTTCACCCCTCAGGAAATAAGTGCTAGAATACTTCAAAAGATGAAACAAACAGCAGAAGAATATTTGGGCGAAACAGTAACTGATGCTATTATTACAGTACCAGCATACTTTAATGACAGTCAAAGACAATCTACTAAAGATGCAGGCCGTATTGCCGGACTTAATGTATTAAGAATAATAAATGAGCCTACTGCAGCTGCTTTAGCTTATGGTATAGAAAAAAAGAAAGATGAAAAAATAGCAGTTTATGACTTGGGCGGCGGTACTTTTGATATATCTATACTTGAATTGGCTGACGGAGTATTTGAAGTAAAAAGTACAAACGGTGATACTCACTTGGGCGGTGATGATTTTGACCAAGCGATAATTAATTGGCTTATAGATGAGTTCAAAAAAGATACAGGCGTTGACTTGAATAATGATAAAATGGCTTTACAGAGATTAAAAGAAGCTGCTGAAAAAGCTAAAAAAGAAGTTTCAAGTTCATTACAAACTGACATCAACTTGCCGTACTTGACAGCAGATGCATCAGGTCCTAAACACTTGAATGTATCTTTATCAAGAGCAAAATTTGAGGATTTAGTAAGAGATTTAGTAGAAAAAACTCGCATACCATGTGAAAAAGCATTGAAAGATGCAGGACTTTCTATTAGCGATATAGATGAAGTTATACTTGTTGGAGGTTCTACAAGAGTACCTTTAGTACAGGAAACAGTTAAAAACATATTTGGAAAAGAACCAAATAAAAGCGTAAACCCAGATGAAGCAGTAGCAATGGGAGCAGCAGTACAAGGCGGTATCATAAAAGGTGATGTTAAAGATGTACTTCTTCTTGATGTTACTCCGCTTTCACTTGGTATTGAAACAGAAGGTTCAGTAATGACTGTTTTAATCAACAGAAACACTACTATACCTACAAACAAAAAACAAGTATTCTCTACAGCAGCAGATAATCAGTCATCTGTAACTATCAGAGTATTACAAGGTGAAAGAAAAATGGCTAATGACAACAGAGAGCTTGGAAGATTTGATTTGGTAGGAATACCTCCTGCACCAAGAGGAGTTCCTCAAATAGAAGTTTCATTCGATATTGATGCTAACGGTATAGTACATGTTACAGCTAAAGATTTGGGTACAGGTAAAGAGCAGAAAATAACAATAGCTTCTTCAAGCGGACTTAGCGAAGATGAAATAAACAAAATGGTTCAAGATGCTGAAAAACATGCTGAAGAAGATAAAAAGAAAAAAGAAGAAGTTGAAGCTAAAAACAATGCTGACCATATGATTTATCAGACAGAAAAATTATTGAAAGAAAACGGCGATAAATTACAGGCTTCTGACAAATCAGAAATTGAGTCAAAAATGAGTGCTTTGAAATCAGCAGTAGAATCTAATAATACAGACAGTATTAAAAGAGCTACAGACGATTTACAAGCAGCATGGAGCAAAGCTTCAGAGGCACTTTATAAACAAGCAGGAGCACAGCAAGGTCAGGCAGATGCAGGACAGCAGGCACAGTCTGATAACAGCCAAGATTCAGGCAGAAAAGATGACGGTGTAGTTGATGCTGATTATGAAGTTGTTGATGATAATAAATAA
- a CDS encoding ankyrin repeat domain-containing protein yields the protein MNMEMNPLLKAAKMGDIKELELLVKVEDVNLKDKDNYTALAYASANGHLEAVKFLVENGADVNDKLAIKVASENGQNEVLAYLMSKQDFQNEI from the coding sequence ATGAATATGGAAATGAATCCATTATTAAAAGCCGCTAAAATGGGTGATATAAAAGAATTAGAGTTACTTGTAAAAGTTGAAGATGTTAATCTAAAAGATAAAGACAATTATACAGCTTTAGCTTATGCTAGTGCAAATGGTCATTTAGAAGCTGTAAAATTTTTAGTAGAAAATGGAGCTGATGTAAATGATAAATTAGCTATCAAAGTCGCTTCAGAAAATGGACAAAATGAAGTACTTGCTTATTTGATGAGTAAGCAAGATTTTCAAAATGAAATATGA
- a CDS encoding ankyrin repeat domain-containing protein, producing MKRNTELVKAARLGDLEKVKNILETTEEFGHNELNIALEYALLKGHRDIVKELIIAGASSTETKLRLNYNNVSFYYTGLINYIQCIYELMLIYYSYIGDFEMAELLIDSGANLNYGSKTALMKASEKGDLEIVKLLIDLGAYSLDRALIDASRNGHSEVAEFLKSKGAK from the coding sequence ATGAAAAGAAATACAGAATTAGTAAAAGCAGCCAGACTCGGAGATTTAGAGAAAGTAAAAAACATATTAGAAACAACAGAAGAGTTTGGACATAATGAACTTAATATAGCGTTAGAATATGCTTTATTAAAAGGTCATAGAGATATAGTAAAAGAGCTTATTATAGCTGGTGCTTCTAGTACAGAAACTAAATTAAGATTAAATTATAATAATGTTTCATTTTATTATACAGGATTAATAAATTATATACAATGCATATATGAATTAATGCTAATTTATTATTCTTATATTGGAGATTTTGAAATGGCTGAGCTTTTAATAGACTCAGGAGCTAATCTTAATTATGGTAGTAAAACAGCTTTGATGAAGGCTTCAGAAAAAGGGGATTTAGAAATAGTAAAACTTTTGATAGATTTAGGAGCTTATAGTTTAGATAGGGCTTTGATTGATGCTTCAAGAAATGGGCATTCAGAAGTAGCGGAATTTTTAAAATCAAAAGGGGCTAAATAA
- a CDS encoding Rpn family recombination-promoting nuclease/putative transposase, whose product MEYSEYLEKLKKEIITVDNINRINDCYIRYLFSERGNERIILSFINSVMKNMHFKTFVKAEILNPFNLSKYLESKESVMDIRCTTDSGEVVIIEIQSQGNIEFIYRSLFYWANGYAVMLNKGDNYNNLCPVISINILNFNLMYDINDIHTCYVLKEIKHNRILTNHCQLHYIELPKFNFNSSYDEAEKKFLSWLKFFKGDKMENLLKEDTIFEEVKLKSESFVHTNPLIDSYRRKEADEYFNKRMLDYELAEAERKGISKGIEKGIEKGIEKGIEKGIEKGIEKGIEKEKYVLAQNMKNENLDINLISKITGLSTEEILKL is encoded by the coding sequence ATGGAATATTCAGAGTATCTTGAAAAACTTAAAAAAGAAATTATCACTGTTGATAATATTAACAGAATAAATGACTGCTATATAAGGTATTTATTTTCAGAGAGAGGTAATGAGAGAATAATACTTAGTTTTATAAATTCTGTTATGAAAAATATGCATTTTAAAACTTTTGTAAAAGCTGAGATTCTTAATCCTTTTAACTTGAGCAAATATTTAGAATCTAAAGAGTCTGTGATGGATATAAGGTGTACCACTGACAGCGGAGAAGTTGTTATTATAGAGATACAGTCTCAGGGCAATATTGAGTTTATTTACAGAAGTTTATTTTATTGGGCTAATGGTTATGCTGTGATGTTAAATAAGGGCGATAATTATAATAATTTATGTCCTGTAATAAGCATTAATATTTTGAACTTTAATTTGATGTATGATATAAATGATATTCATACTTGCTATGTTTTGAAAGAGATTAAACATAATAGAATACTTACTAATCATTGTCAGCTTCATTATATAGAGCTTCCTAAATTTAATTTTAATTCAAGTTATGATGAAGCAGAGAAGAAATTTTTATCTTGGTTAAAATTTTTTAAGGGGGATAAAATGGAAAATTTATTGAAAGAGGATACTATATTTGAAGAGGTAAAATTAAAATCCGAATCGTTTGTACATACTAATCCTTTAATAGATAGCTATAGAAGAAAAGAGGCTGATGAATATTTTAATAAAAGAATGCTTGATTATGAATTAGCAGAGGCTGAGAGAAAAGGTATATCAAAGGGTATTGAAAAAGGTATTGAAAAAGGTATTGAAAAAGGTATTGAAAAAGGTATTGAAAAAGGTATTGAAAAAGGTATTGAAAAAGAAAAATATGTTTTGGCTCAAAATATGAAGAATGAAAATCTTGATATAAATTTAATAAGCAAAATAACAGGTTTAAGTACCGAAGAAATTTTGAAATTATGA